From Ovis aries strain OAR_USU_Benz2616 breed Rambouillet chromosome 21, ARS-UI_Ramb_v3.0, whole genome shotgun sequence, a single genomic window includes:
- the ARL2 gene encoding ADP-ribosylation factor-like protein 2 (The RefSeq protein has 1 substitution compared to this genomic sequence), translating to MGLLTILKKMKQKERELRLLMLGLDNAGKTTILKKFNGEDIDTISPTLGFNIKTLEHRGFKLNIWDVGGQKSLRSYWRNYFESTDGLIWVVDSADRQRMQDCQRELQNLLVEERLAGATLLIFANKQDLPGALSSNAIREALELDSIRSHHWCIQGCSAVTGENLLPGIDWLLXDISSRIFMAD from the exons ATGGGGCTTCTGACCATACTGAAGAAGATGAAGCAGAAAGAGCGGGAGCTGCGACTGCTCATGCT GGGCCTGGACAATGCCGGCAAGACGACCATCCTCAAGAAGTTCAACGGCGAAGACATCGACACCATCTCCCCCACACTAGGCTTCAACATCAAGACCTTGGAGCACCGAGG ATTCAAGCTGAACATTTGGGATGTGGGCGGCCAGAAGTCCCTGCGGTCCTACTGGCGGAACTACTTTGAGAGCACTGACGGCCTCATCTGGGTGGTGGACAGCGCCGACCGCCAACGCATGCAGGACTGCCAGCGGGAGCTCCAGAACCTGTTGGTGGAGGAG CGCCTGGCCGGAGCGACCCTCCTCATCTTTGCCAACAAGCAAGACCTGCCCGGAGCACTGTCCTCTAACGCCATCCGCGAG gccctggagcTGGACTCTATCCGTAGCCACCACTGGTGCATCCAGGGCTGCAGCGCCGTCACCGGGGAGAACCTGCTGCCTGGCATCGACTGGCTCCTGGATGACATCTCCAGCCGCATCTTCATGGCCGACTGA